A region of the Nerophis lumbriciformis linkage group LG13, RoL_Nlum_v2.1, whole genome shotgun sequence genome:
CCGACTGGAGGAGGTTGGAATTGCCTGGCAGCTGTAGGCCTGGGCGCCGCCATCTGCTTGGCCTCACATGGTAAGAGGTTGTCTGAACCAGAAAAAAAGCATGGGCTAAAAAGTCCAACAGGAAATCCGATAAAAAGGGATAAAACTGAGCGAGGGAGATTTTAAAGTCGATGAAAAATGTGGCAAATGTAATAACCCATTACTATATTTTGTGTACTTTCAGTGAAGTTAGATACTTAATTCGGAATTTTATTCTAGATAAATATTCTATTCTTATTCCCGTTAAAGCTGctattttgcttttttcgctattAATGTTCTATGGTAATATACAAACAAATAGTGGCCATGCCGCAGGGCTGTCCGCAATCTCGTCAAGTTGTCTTAGTCACTGGCAAATTGATTCTAATATATAAATGGCTTCCCAGTGGGGAGCCTGGTGGTAACCAGGGCAACTGTAggcaggcagaggttttattaaaaaaaaaaaaaaaaagaaagaaaagaaaaggaaaCTTTTAGAATATTTCtattaaaatacattaataaatgaaTGGCTACCAGCACAAACAGGATATCTTATTAGTGAAGTTATAGTTGCACCGAATACTTTCATTACTTCCTGTTTTGGTTATGAATTATATTTCCTACGTTTGCCTCTATTCCTGGGCTTTCATCTGATTATTGGTTCCGCCTGCGTCTTGTCAGCACCGTTGTCTTCCACCTGTGTCTATAGTCATTAGCCCAGAACGTATATATTTGTTTGTCTAATGAACCTCTTCTAGTCCTGAACCGACGCACAAAAAAGGGTGGACATTCCACAAAACATCCTACTGTTCTGCCTGTGCAAATATGTTTGTGAAACAAAGTTATCTCATGGCGGTGCTGTTACTAATCCACTGAAATTTTAGGGTGTTGAGCCAGATTCCCACCAAGTTTGGTACACACTTTTAGGGGACTGGCAAGCACATGTATGGAACattagggacggcatggcgcaacccgagggtccctggttcaatccccacctagtaccaacctcgtcatgtccgttgtgtcctgagcaagacacttcacccttgctcctgatgggtgctggttagcgccttgcatggcagctccctccatcagtgtgtgaatgtgtgtgtgaatgggtaaatgtggaagtagtgtcaaaagcgctttgagtaccttgaaggtagaaaagcgctatacaagtacaacccatttatcatttatttataacatttGAGCAAGATTAGTCGAAAAACATCAAGCAAAACATTCTCTCAGACTTGTACGTGTATTTTATGGTTgttcatatgtatacatgtacattttATGGAGATGTCCCAATCTCGATCATGGGATCAGATATTTTCCTTTAACTGATCAGTGATCGGCTGATAAGCTGCCGAGCCAAGCCGATCTTTACCGCAGCTGTGTACCAGTGTgtgctagtgttgtaacgataccaacattttggtaatggtactaaaattatttcggtacttttctaaataaagtggaccacaaaaaaaatgcattattggctttattttaacaaaaaatcttagggtgaattaaaaatatgtttcttattgcagttaagtccttaaataaaatagtgaacatactagacaacttgtcttttagtagtaagtaaacaaacaaaggcttctaattagtctgctgacttatgcagtaacatattgtatcatttatcattctattatattgtcaacattattaaggacaagtgatagaaatctacttgttcatttactgttaatatctgcttacttcctgtttcaacatgttctatctacacttctgttaaaatgtaataatcacttattcttctgttgtttgatactttacattaattttggatgataccacaaatttggttatcgatccgataccaagtagttacaagatcatacattggtcctaTTCAAAGTCTCCATGTGTCGAGggacatttcctgagtttataaacataatatacattttaaaaaaacgaaagaagattttgtgatgccaaaaaacatcgacgtaatcatagccgtattgactagatacgtgcctgtacttgatatcattacagttgatgtcaggtgtagattcacaaatggcgtttgtttacattttgacgccggtgagctacggtgtgtagtgaagcatgtttagctattcctcgtcctgcagggatgatacttgtaagaaacgtactttatttgtcgccatggaggcgaggtttttgggatttagaagtagctaaaacactgccgacggcgggtggacgttagccgctagctattggtcaattgtacggaatatgtaccgttttgtgcaatctactaataaaagtttcaatcaatcaatcaaaaccaggCAAAAGTCACcccaacaaaaaggtaatgaaagATTTTTGGTAAAGTCCATACTTAAATACCGTAGCAAAGTGAACTAAACCATATCGCTGGTGGAAACGAGGCTTAAGGAACAGGTTGGTAACAAAGCTCTGAATTAGAGGAACAAATCCAATACCATAATTTGTAGACATTGCTATGTTTTATTAGTAGACGATGCTCTTTGTCTCTTTCCCATACAGACGTGAAGAATGGCTTAACGTCAGCAATGACCAATGGCAACGACGATGGAGATGGCTGCTATGTCAATGCCCAACGTCCCTACGGGCTGGAAATGTCCGCCATGACTGCCTCTGTCAAGACTCCCAAGGCGGACCGACCACGAAGCAACACATCAGGGGCAAAGCTCGAGGCAAAGAAGCGAGTTATCCGCATGCTGGTGGTGATCGTGGTCCTGTTCTTTCTGTGTTGGATGccgctgtactgtgccaacacgTGGCGAGCTTTCGATGGCAAATCTGCCAAACAAGCCCTCTCTGGAACGCCTATTGCTTTTATCCATTTGCTCAGCTACACCTCTGCTTGTGTCAACCCCATCATCTACTGTTTCATGAACACCCGTTTCCGAAAGGCTCTGCTTGCCACGTTTTCCTGTTGCTTCGCCCCTTGCCGTCGCCATCGCCGCCGCCGTCACGGGCTTCGGGACAACGAGGACGACGCTACGGCCATGGGACCCTCCATGTCCAAGTTCAGTTACACTACAGTCAGCACTATGGGAACTTGCTGAGGCTGATCGAGGTGGTTCCAGCACAGATCATCTATTGTGTTTAGACAAAGGGATGGAATTTGCCGTGATGTAGCACTAGCAGCATAGAATAGCTGTTTTTACATTGTAAATACCTTCATTTCTATATACAAACACACCAAGACCATCAAATGTTGCTTAACTTGCATTTTGTAACTGGATTTGCATTATTGTATTCATTTTATTTCATACATTTCAGTCAGTTGTTTATATGTTTGTGACTGATTCAGCTGCCTTGCGTATTCTGTATAAGTGCCTGCTTTTTTCAATGATAACATTATCCCGGTACAGTGCTGTTAAAAGAAACTGCAAATCATGAACAATTTGGGTTAATTAATCTAAATGTGTGGTCTACAAGGATCAGTGAGGGTGCCACTAAGCCCAGTGTTAAGAATCAGCAACCAGTTCCTCTGTAATTTAATTTATCACAAATATACTGTGCATCTTTATCATCTTAATAATCATCTAAAAATTTAACTGCATATGCACAAATTCTCCACACAGGAAAAttaagggggaacattatcaccagacctatgtaagcgtcaattaataccttgatgttgcagaaaaaagaccatatatttttttaaccgatttccgaactctaaatgggtgaattttggcaaattaaacgcctttctattattatcagctctgttattttccgtttttttcgactgttttccgtaccttggagacatcatgcctcgtcggtgtgttgtcggagggcgtaacaacacgaacagggacggattcaagttgcaccagtggcccaaagatgcgaaagtggcaagaaattggacgtttgttccgcacactttaccgacgaaagctatgctacgacagagatggcaagaatgtgtggatatcctgcgacactcaaagcagatgcatttccaacgataaagtcaaagaattctgccgccagacccccaggaaaagagagcggatgagggtatgtctacagaatatattaattgatgaaaactgggctgtctgcactctcaaagtgcatgttgttgccaaatgtatttcatatgctgtaaacctagttcatagttgttagtttcctttaatgccaaacaaacacataccaatcgttggttagaaggcgattgccgaattcgtcctagctttctcccgtgtcgctggctgtcgtgtcgtttttgtcggtttcgcttgcatacggttcaaaccgatatggctcaatagcttcagtttcttcttcaatttcgttttcgctacctgcctccacactacaaccatccgtttcaatacatgcgtaatctgttgaatcgcttaagccgctgaaatccgagtctgaatccgagctaatgtcgctataatttgctgttctatccgccatgtttgtttgtatcggcatcactatgtgacgtcacaggaaaatggacgggtgtatataacgatggctaaaatcaggcactttgaagctttttttagggatattgcgtgatgggtaaaattttgaaaaaaacttcgaaaaataaactaagccacagggaactgatttttaatggttttaacccttctgaaattgtgataatgttcccctttaacgatcgATATAAAAGAGCTTTTCTTCCTATTA
Encoded here:
- the cckbrb gene encoding cholecystokinin receptor isoform X2, with protein sequence MDLFAANETFSECAGTHTFAAQNGSSETSNLSCSNISTPLTPRSVRPAGISVSISTFSLVAIAIERYSAICNPLKSRVWQTRSHAYRVIAATWLLALFIMIPYPVVSHLDSFQRPDNTTAHQCRCKWPVIMAEQTWYILLLLLLFAIPGVVMSVAYGLISRELYRGIQFEMGHKKDSTDVKNGLTSAMTNGNDDGDGCYVNAQRPYGLEMSAMTASVKTPKADRPRSNTSGAKLEAKKRVIRMLVVIVVLFFLCWMPLYCANTWRAFDGKSAKQALSGTPIAFIHLLSYTSACVNPIIYCFMNTRFRKALLATFSCCFAPCRRHRRRRHGLRDNEDDATAMGPSMSKFSYTTVSTMGTC